A section of the Ruania halotolerans genome encodes:
- a CDS encoding enolase C-terminal domain-like protein — translation MSTSGLSIAAIRATTVTVPLEAPLRHSNGAHWGRFVRTIVEVEASNGLIGLGELGGGGQGAEAAVHALTPYLVGHDPANTEALRFMIANPTASLYNNRTQLLAAVEFACLDLVGQHVGLPVHALLGGKVRDEVEFASYLFYRYAGPDGTGEIRTADDLVAEARHLKDAYGFRVHKLKGGVFATDHELECYEALAEAMGPTDRLRYDPNGALSVEESIRFARAIEDLPNDYLEDPVYSMTGMRRVRENTPIPLATNTVVVNAEQLAANVLHPAADVILLDTTFWGGIRQCLKAGAICEAFSLGVAVHSSGELGIQLATMLHLGAALPNLTFAADAHYHHLTDDVVEGGLRPYVDGKMAVPTEPGLGVRLDRDKVAEYAELYRELGGYPYDRDPGRPDWYPLLPNTSFADHTDGRLPEPLAAEYARRRR, via the coding sequence GTGAGCACCAGCGGACTGAGTATTGCGGCGATCCGGGCCACCACGGTGACCGTGCCGCTGGAGGCGCCGCTGCGGCACTCCAACGGCGCCCACTGGGGCCGCTTCGTGCGCACCATCGTGGAGGTGGAGGCCAGTAACGGCCTGATCGGGCTCGGAGAGCTCGGCGGGGGAGGTCAGGGCGCCGAGGCGGCTGTGCACGCACTCACCCCCTACCTAGTGGGGCACGACCCGGCGAACACCGAGGCGCTGCGGTTCATGATCGCCAACCCCACCGCGAGCCTGTACAACAACCGCACGCAACTGCTCGCCGCGGTCGAGTTCGCCTGTCTGGACCTGGTCGGTCAGCACGTCGGCCTACCGGTGCATGCGCTGCTCGGCGGGAAGGTGCGCGATGAGGTGGAGTTCGCCTCCTACCTGTTCTACCGCTACGCGGGCCCGGACGGGACCGGTGAGATCCGTACCGCTGATGACCTCGTTGCCGAGGCGCGCCACCTGAAGGACGCGTACGGATTCCGCGTGCACAAACTCAAGGGCGGGGTCTTCGCCACCGACCACGAGCTGGAGTGCTACGAGGCGCTCGCCGAGGCGATGGGGCCGACCGACCGGTTGCGCTACGACCCGAACGGTGCGCTCAGCGTGGAGGAATCGATCCGGTTCGCCCGCGCCATCGAGGATCTCCCGAACGACTACCTGGAGGATCCGGTCTACTCGATGACCGGGATGCGCCGGGTACGGGAGAACACCCCGATCCCGCTGGCCACGAACACGGTGGTGGTCAATGCCGAGCAGCTCGCAGCGAACGTGCTGCACCCGGCCGCCGACGTGATCTTGCTCGACACCACCTTCTGGGGCGGGATCCGGCAGTGCCTGAAGGCCGGTGCCATCTGCGAAGCCTTCTCGCTCGGGGTGGCGGTGCATTCCTCCGGTGAGCTGGGCATCCAGTTGGCCACGATGTTGCATCTGGGTGCTGCCCTTCCGAATCTGACCTTCGCTGCCGACGCGCACTACCACCACCTCACCGATGACGTTGTCGAAGGCGGCCTGCGCCCCTATGTGGACGGGAAGATGGCCGTGCCCACCGAACCCGGCCTCGGAGTGCGGCTGGACCGCGACAAGGTGGCCGAGTACGCCGAGCTGTACCGCGAGCTGGGCGGCTACCCCTATGACCGCGATCCCGGCCGGCCGGACTGGTACCCGCTGCTTCCGAATACGTCGTTCGCGGACCACACCGACGGCAGGTTGCCGGAGCCGCTCGCGGCCGAATACGCCCGACGGCGGCGCTGA
- a CDS encoding SMP-30/gluconolactonase/LRE family protein: MATVRVFHDGTLTEPRLDHPEGVAVHPDGSLWCGGERGQLYRVAPDGGSREVVASTGGFVLGVDIDANDLEHPVYLCDLGHRAVYRYAPSTGLEQVTRGGARPFVTPNMVRAAPSGALYVTDSNVQGEPGGGVYRFVQAAPGEPWAGGLWFDEPLNFANGLAVSEDETCVYVVETFAARVVRIPILPDGGPGPVEVVAKMPGVLPDGVTLGPDGLLYVGCYEPSQVLRVDPATGAVSVLVADPTAHLLCHPTNVAFRGWELFTANLGRWHLAVVDLT; the protein is encoded by the coding sequence ATGGCTACCGTTCGCGTCTTCCACGACGGCACACTGACCGAGCCGCGCTTGGACCACCCCGAGGGGGTGGCCGTGCACCCGGACGGCAGTCTGTGGTGCGGCGGAGAGCGGGGCCAGCTGTACCGGGTGGCACCTGACGGCGGCTCTCGTGAAGTGGTGGCGTCCACCGGTGGGTTCGTACTCGGCGTGGACATCGACGCGAACGACCTTGAGCACCCGGTGTACCTGTGTGATCTTGGCCACCGAGCGGTGTATCGGTACGCACCCTCGACCGGATTGGAGCAGGTCACCCGTGGGGGAGCGCGTCCATTCGTCACGCCGAATATGGTGCGGGCGGCGCCGTCGGGGGCGCTGTACGTGACCGACTCGAATGTGCAGGGTGAGCCGGGAGGTGGGGTGTACCGGTTTGTCCAGGCTGCACCGGGGGAGCCGTGGGCCGGTGGGCTGTGGTTCGACGAGCCGCTGAACTTCGCCAACGGCCTGGCGGTGTCGGAGGATGAGACGTGCGTCTACGTCGTCGAGACGTTCGCTGCCCGTGTGGTGCGGATTCCGATTCTGCCCGACGGCGGCCCTGGCCCCGTGGAGGTGGTCGCCAAGATGCCGGGGGTACTGCCCGACGGCGTCACGCTCGGCCCGGACGGGCTGTTGTACGTGGGTTGCTACGAGCCGTCCCAGGTGCTCCGGGTGGACCCGGCAACCGGTGCGGTGAGCGTGCTGGTCGCCGATCCCACCGCACATCTGCTCTGCCATCCCACGAACGTCGCCTTTCGCGGGTGGGAGCTGTTCACCGCCAACTTGGGTCGCTGGCACTTGGCAGTGGTCGACCTCACCTGA
- a CDS encoding FadR/GntR family transcriptional regulator → MSSVPSLRRNLSGDLAQAVVALLEQEGLRTGDALESLKALAARFDVAVPTMREALRRLEGLGVVDFRHGSGIYVGANAGRRVLANPVQSRPDADQLVELLEARRQIEPSLAMLAAQVRDPAGIAVMDQTLSRAKDQIVSGDEELWLTNIDFHRAVAAAGGNGVLVEILDSIVLIHAEDQREILRLHGDADDDYAEHAHIAECVRRGDPLAARDAAFAHLDHVVEVIRARRR, encoded by the coding sequence ATGTCTTCCGTTCCGTCGTTGCGACGCAACCTCTCCGGTGACCTCGCTCAGGCCGTGGTCGCACTGCTCGAACAGGAGGGACTGCGCACCGGCGATGCACTGGAGTCACTGAAGGCGCTCGCCGCTCGCTTCGACGTCGCCGTCCCGACGATGCGCGAGGCGTTGCGCCGCCTCGAAGGCCTCGGGGTGGTGGACTTCCGGCACGGGTCGGGTATCTATGTGGGCGCCAATGCCGGACGGCGGGTACTCGCCAATCCGGTGCAGTCCCGTCCGGATGCTGACCAGCTTGTTGAACTCCTCGAGGCACGTCGGCAGATCGAGCCTTCGCTGGCCATGTTGGCCGCGCAGGTGCGCGACCCTGCCGGGATCGCCGTGATGGATCAGACCCTGAGCCGCGCGAAGGATCAGATCGTCTCCGGCGATGAGGAACTCTGGCTGACCAACATTGACTTCCACCGCGCCGTGGCGGCGGCCGGCGGAAATGGCGTGCTGGTGGAGATCCTCGATTCGATCGTGCTCATCCACGCCGAGGATCAACGAGAGATTCTCCGTCTGCACGGTGACGCTGACGACGACTATGCCGAGCACGCACACATCGCCGAGTGCGTGCGCCGCGGCGACCCCCTGGCGGCGCGAGACGCCGCATTTGCCCACCTCGACCACGTGGTCGAAGTGATCCGGGCCCGGCGCCGCTGA
- a CDS encoding aldose 1-epimerase, with amino-acid sequence MTQAQVSEVDLGKGWTGLRLSSAELEVTLIPQQGCDVHALVDRRTGVDVLWKTPWAMPPAGTGRWNAEDEAEWLERFSGGWQLLCPNGGDASEAPGGLTWGWHGEASRIPWQLFDSGVEADGAVHARLRTRLTRAPLQIERRVAVRGAVLSIEESVTNTSPDPIEIMWSHHPAFGAPLIGPATRIYTSAATITADAKDAGTDLEPSATAEWPHPAPRAGQEPADFSRIPERPRATLAYLGDFASDGWYAMVNPEIDLGVGLRWDADLFPHAWYWQELRASAGAPWWGEVYVTAIEPASTIPGHGIAHAKARGANLVRLAGGATRSTTIEATTFAPDGEVRRIGPAGAVEHG; translated from the coding sequence ATGACGCAGGCACAGGTGAGCGAGGTGGATCTCGGCAAGGGCTGGACGGGGCTCCGGCTGAGCAGTGCGGAGCTGGAAGTGACGTTGATCCCGCAGCAGGGCTGCGACGTGCATGCCCTGGTGGATCGGCGGACCGGGGTGGACGTGTTGTGGAAGACCCCATGGGCGATGCCCCCGGCCGGGACGGGCCGCTGGAACGCCGAGGACGAGGCGGAGTGGCTCGAGCGATTCAGCGGCGGCTGGCAGCTGCTGTGCCCCAATGGGGGTGACGCAAGCGAGGCGCCTGGTGGCCTGACCTGGGGTTGGCATGGCGAGGCGTCCCGGATTCCGTGGCAGCTCTTCGATTCTGGAGTCGAGGCGGACGGGGCCGTCCACGCGAGGCTGCGCACCCGCCTGACCAGGGCGCCTTTGCAGATCGAACGACGGGTCGCCGTCAGGGGAGCGGTGCTCAGTATCGAGGAGTCGGTCACGAACACCAGCCCGGACCCGATCGAGATCATGTGGTCCCATCACCCGGCATTCGGTGCGCCGCTGATCGGACCCGCCACCCGGATCTACACCAGCGCGGCCACCATCACCGCCGACGCCAAGGATGCCGGTACCGATCTGGAACCTTCCGCTACGGCGGAATGGCCGCACCCCGCGCCTCGCGCGGGCCAGGAACCGGCCGACTTCTCCCGCATCCCGGAGCGCCCGCGCGCGACCCTCGCCTACCTCGGCGACTTTGCCAGCGACGGGTGGTACGCGATGGTGAACCCGGAAATCGACCTCGGGGTCGGGCTGCGGTGGGATGCGGACCTGTTCCCGCACGCGTGGTACTGGCAGGAGCTGCGTGCCAGCGCCGGTGCGCCCTGGTGGGGCGAGGTGTACGTCACCGCGATCGAGCCGGCGTCCACGATTCCCGGGCACGGGATCGCCCATGCCAAGGCTCGCGGCGCGAACCTGGTGCGCCTGGCCGGTGGTGCCACCCGCAGCACCACGATTGAGGCCACGACGTTCGCACCCGACGGTGAGGTGCGCCGGATCGGCCCTGCCGGCGCGGTCGAGCACGGCTGA
- a CDS encoding SDR family oxidoreductase — protein sequence MSESTSDGGPHQAVVVTGAAAGIGAGAVRQQVAQDRRVYAIDVDADGLRALVNEAPEQVVAVPADVADESAVEAAFAMIADDAARAGVGLGSLVCAAGVQTYGTVDGTDMATYDKVMGVNVRGAFLAAHFTIPLIRATGRGGSIVLVSSVQAYVAQRGVAAYAATKGALLSLTRAMAVDHAGERIRVNAVCPGSVDTPMLRWAAGLHIGGDGPPDPAAVDTVVAEWGRSHPLGRVASTDEVADVIGYLLSERASFVTGADLKVDGGLTAGNAVALPNEGSGQ from the coding sequence GTGTCCGAATCAACGTCCGACGGCGGACCGCACCAGGCCGTGGTGGTCACCGGAGCCGCAGCCGGTATCGGTGCCGGTGCCGTGCGCCAGCAGGTGGCGCAGGACCGGCGCGTGTACGCCATCGACGTGGACGCTGACGGTCTGCGCGCGTTGGTCAACGAGGCACCTGAGCAGGTGGTGGCGGTCCCTGCGGACGTGGCGGACGAATCCGCCGTGGAGGCTGCGTTCGCCATGATCGCCGACGACGCAGCGCGGGCCGGGGTCGGTCTCGGGTCGCTGGTCTGTGCCGCGGGAGTCCAGACGTACGGCACAGTCGACGGCACCGATATGGCCACCTACGACAAAGTGATGGGCGTCAACGTGCGCGGTGCGTTCCTGGCCGCTCATTTCACGATTCCGCTGATCCGCGCGACCGGCCGGGGCGGCAGCATCGTGCTCGTTTCCTCAGTGCAGGCCTATGTGGCCCAGCGAGGAGTCGCCGCCTATGCCGCCACCAAGGGCGCGCTTCTCTCCCTGACCCGTGCGATGGCGGTGGACCACGCGGGCGAGAGGATCCGGGTGAACGCCGTCTGCCCCGGCTCCGTGGACACCCCGATGCTGCGCTGGGCGGCCGGCCTGCACATCGGCGGCGACGGACCACCAGATCCCGCAGCTGTGGACACCGTCGTGGCCGAATGGGGACGTTCCCATCCGTTGGGCCGGGTGGCCAGCACCGACGAGGTCGCCGATGTGATCGGCTACCTGTTGAGTGAGCGTGCCTCCTTTGTGACGGGAGCAGACCTGAAGGTGGACGGCGGACTCACGGCGGGCAACGCCGTCGCGCTGCCGAACGAGGGGAGTGGGCAGTGA
- a CDS encoding DUF4185 domain-containing protein, which translates to MRPSRVLASATAGATALVLLSAAPSMAGNDRPSSRCDLLDAEISTTAQEHEDLTAQFGAYGDSGQGWTGGDSTFSIPLQDGRNVWVFSDTFLGPVNSDGTRPLETPFLNNSFVVQDTDGLNTVTGGTPAEPASLIEPPEDGGWYWVGDGVQASDGTVQLTALQFWYGGGGAFDFGWESNHLARFDADTLELLALTDLPSESGVQWASWIEPAGKYTYIYGVEDGGAEKFMHVARVRGTDLTARWQFWTGNRWSWDETRTTRLMDGVANEYSVSALADGYLLITQDTHEIFSRNIEAYVACSPTGPFHPVGTVYEMPEVGAGGSYGNPNIFAYNAHEHPELREVTESGMTTVLTYNVNSFDSADLYDDVTIYRPRFVELEIDIG; encoded by the coding sequence ATGAGACCCTCCCGCGTCCTTGCAAGCGCGACCGCCGGCGCAACTGCGCTGGTTCTGCTCAGCGCCGCCCCGTCCATGGCGGGCAACGACCGGCCCTCATCCCGGTGTGATCTGCTCGATGCAGAGATCTCCACAACTGCACAGGAGCACGAGGACCTGACCGCACAATTCGGTGCCTACGGCGATAGCGGTCAAGGCTGGACCGGTGGAGATTCCACCTTCTCGATACCGCTGCAGGACGGCCGCAATGTGTGGGTCTTCTCGGACACCTTCTTGGGTCCAGTGAACTCTGACGGCACTCGCCCGTTGGAGACGCCCTTCCTCAACAACAGCTTCGTTGTGCAGGACACGGATGGCCTGAATACGGTCACCGGTGGCACGCCCGCCGAGCCCGCCTCGCTGATCGAACCTCCCGAAGACGGTGGCTGGTACTGGGTGGGCGATGGGGTCCAGGCCTCGGACGGAACCGTCCAACTCACGGCGCTGCAGTTCTGGTACGGCGGCGGAGGAGCATTCGACTTCGGGTGGGAGAGTAACCACCTGGCCCGGTTCGATGCCGACACTCTCGAGTTGCTCGCGCTGACCGACCTTCCCTCAGAGTCCGGAGTTCAATGGGCGAGCTGGATCGAACCGGCCGGAAAGTACACCTACATCTACGGCGTCGAAGACGGCGGTGCAGAGAAGTTCATGCACGTCGCCCGGGTGCGGGGTACCGATCTCACGGCGCGCTGGCAGTTCTGGACCGGGAACAGGTGGAGCTGGGATGAGACGCGCACTACCCGGCTGATGGATGGAGTGGCGAACGAGTACAGCGTCTCCGCACTCGCCGACGGCTACCTGTTGATCACCCAGGACACTCACGAGATCTTCAGTCGCAACATCGAGGCGTACGTGGCGTGCTCCCCGACCGGTCCATTCCATCCGGTCGGCACCGTCTATGAGATGCCCGAGGTTGGCGCCGGTGGGAGTTACGGGAACCCGAACATCTTCGCGTACAACGCGCATGAGCATCCTGAGTTGCGGGAGGTGACTGAGAGCGGGATGACGACGGTGCTGACCTACAACGTGAACAGCTTCGATTCCGCCGACTTGTACGACGACGTCACCATCTACCGGCCTCGCTTCGTCGAGCTCGAGATCGACATCGGCTGA
- the hisN gene encoding histidinol-phosphatase — MASSADSPRYDDDLRLAHVIADQVDAQTMSRFKALDLTVETKPDTTPVTDADRTAEEIVRSQLARTRPRDAVLGEEFGTTGHGPRQWVIDPIDGTKNFVRGVPVWASLISLIADGHPVLGVVSAPALSRRWWAAIGSGAWTGRSLSAASRIQVSGVRDITDASLSYSSLAGWEERDLRDEFLMLEASVWRSRAYGDFWSYMLVAEGAVDVACEPELELYDMAALVPIVTEAGGRFTSLEGADGPFGGSAVATNGHLHETVLTQLSRH; from the coding sequence ATGGCCTCCTCCGCTGACTCGCCGCGCTACGACGACGACCTGAGGCTGGCGCATGTGATCGCCGATCAGGTGGACGCGCAGACGATGTCTCGTTTCAAGGCGCTCGACCTCACCGTGGAGACCAAGCCAGACACCACTCCGGTCACCGACGCCGACCGCACGGCCGAGGAGATCGTCCGCTCGCAGCTCGCACGCACACGCCCACGGGATGCCGTTCTCGGCGAGGAGTTCGGCACCACGGGGCACGGCCCGCGTCAATGGGTGATCGATCCGATCGATGGCACCAAGAACTTCGTCCGGGGCGTGCCTGTATGGGCGTCGTTGATTTCGCTGATCGCCGATGGTCACCCGGTGCTGGGCGTGGTGAGCGCTCCGGCGCTGAGCCGCCGGTGGTGGGCCGCCATCGGTTCAGGCGCCTGGACAGGTCGCTCCCTCTCAGCAGCCAGCCGAATCCAGGTGTCCGGAGTGCGCGACATCACCGACGCGTCCTTGTCGTACTCCAGCTTGGCCGGCTGGGAGGAGCGCGACCTGCGCGACGAATTCCTGATGCTCGAGGCGAGTGTGTGGCGTAGCCGCGCCTACGGCGATTTCTGGAGCTACATGCTCGTGGCCGAGGGCGCCGTGGACGTGGCCTGCGAGCCCGAACTCGAGCTCTACGATATGGCCGCGCTGGTGCCGATCGTCACTGAAGCCGGCGGGCGGTTCACCTCGCTGGAGGGTGCCGACGGCCCGTTCGGCGGGAGCGCCGTGGCCACCAACGGGCACCTGCATGAGACTGTCCTGACCCAGCTCAGCCGACACTGA
- a CDS encoding acetylxylan esterase, giving the protein MPRFDLPLEELRTYRNPRPVPSGLAAYWERTLDEARGAATSGVRCVPAETGLVTVDAYDVTFPGFGGDEIKAWWLLPRGATSELPVVIELLGYGGGRGRVHERLHWASHGFAQLVVDSRGQGSIWNAGATPDPHGSGPAGPGMLTRGVDHPDHLYYRRLITDVVRAVDAVGHLPGADPRRVATVGHSQGGALALAAAALHSGVAATAARAPFLCGIARAVELTDAPPYGELAGYLAVHRTQAENVLAVLDHVDVSHLAPQIACPTWISVGLTDVTCPPSGIFGAINAMPRRPEQVRVWPWNGHEAGGPDDDAHLADWLTDTLT; this is encoded by the coding sequence ATGCCCCGGTTCGACCTCCCGCTGGAGGAGCTACGCACCTATCGCAACCCCCGCCCCGTGCCATCGGGACTGGCCGCGTACTGGGAGCGCACCCTCGACGAGGCCCGCGGCGCCGCGACATCTGGGGTGCGTTGCGTCCCGGCCGAGACCGGGCTCGTCACCGTGGACGCCTACGACGTGACCTTCCCAGGTTTTGGCGGAGATGAGATCAAGGCGTGGTGGCTCCTGCCGCGCGGCGCCACGTCCGAGCTGCCCGTGGTGATCGAACTGCTCGGCTATGGCGGTGGCAGGGGCCGCGTGCATGAACGCCTGCATTGGGCCTCGCACGGCTTCGCCCAGCTTGTGGTGGACAGTCGCGGGCAGGGAAGCATCTGGAACGCCGGTGCCACACCTGATCCCCATGGCTCCGGTCCGGCCGGACCCGGGATGCTCACCCGGGGTGTGGACCACCCCGACCACCTGTACTACCGGCGGCTGATCACCGACGTCGTCCGTGCCGTGGACGCCGTCGGGCACCTGCCGGGTGCGGATCCTCGGCGAGTGGCCACCGTCGGGCACAGCCAGGGTGGCGCGCTCGCCCTGGCGGCCGCGGCGCTGCACTCAGGCGTGGCCGCGACGGCGGCCCGCGCACCGTTCCTGTGCGGGATCGCCCGGGCCGTCGAGCTGACCGATGCCCCGCCGTACGGCGAGCTGGCCGGATACCTCGCGGTGCACCGGACCCAGGCCGAGAACGTCCTCGCCGTGCTCGATCACGTGGACGTCTCGCACCTGGCACCCCAGATCGCCTGCCCCACCTGGATCTCGGTGGGACTGACCGACGTGACCTGTCCGCCGTCGGGAATCTTCGGTGCCATCAACGCCATGCCGCGACGCCCTGAACAGGTGCGGGTGTGGCCGTGGAACGGCCACGAGGCCGGCGGGCCCGACGACGATGCGCACCTGGCCGACTGGCTCACCGACACCCTGACCTGA
- a CDS encoding ABC transporter substrate-binding protein has product MRTKLALATAALTGAALALTACSGDGGSAGGDSESTTIGFFTNKAAWEPSFDDMNTASEDDGFTLDFTGYSDQAAYDAFVKQAFRTNEKPDLFTWQTGPSLGEIVEAGMVAPTTEIWEQAIADGDVEEGLAADYTFDGEQYCVPLNHVYWVMYYNKDIYAEYDLEVPTTWDQLMGNAQVLVDNGVVPFHQMNIIFEFVWFQAILLGLDPQAYDGLADGSTSYTDPSVVEAMTIWHDMQSDGYFVDPGVTTDPQTQLQTGEVAMMYFGTFLTGQLGDIDMVSNEDYGIFPMPNVNPELEERQVVVETGPLCVGAGSANEDAALEYSAWWMGDEAQSAWAESRGDLSFNPDATVADPALAEITAEVSGEGNSIHTRYLEATPVPIYTVAAEEFGAFVTNNDDPMGHLEAIQAEADAYWDEQ; this is encoded by the coding sequence ATGAGAACCAAGCTTGCCCTCGCCACTGCGGCGTTGACCGGAGCTGCCCTCGCTCTCACTGCCTGCTCCGGCGACGGCGGCAGTGCAGGTGGAGACAGTGAGAGCACCACGATCGGCTTCTTCACCAACAAGGCCGCGTGGGAACCGTCATTCGACGATATGAACACGGCCTCCGAGGACGACGGGTTCACGTTGGACTTCACCGGGTACTCCGATCAGGCGGCGTATGACGCCTTCGTCAAGCAGGCCTTCCGCACGAACGAGAAGCCCGATCTATTCACCTGGCAGACCGGGCCCTCTCTCGGCGAGATCGTGGAGGCCGGCATGGTCGCCCCGACGACCGAGATCTGGGAACAGGCGATCGCGGACGGCGACGTCGAGGAAGGCCTCGCCGCCGACTACACCTTCGACGGTGAGCAGTACTGCGTGCCCCTGAACCACGTCTACTGGGTGATGTACTACAACAAGGACATCTACGCCGAGTACGACCTCGAGGTGCCGACCACCTGGGACCAGCTGATGGGCAACGCTCAGGTCCTGGTGGATAACGGTGTGGTCCCGTTCCACCAGATGAACATCATCTTCGAGTTCGTGTGGTTCCAGGCGATCCTGCTCGGCCTCGACCCCCAGGCCTATGACGGCCTCGCGGACGGTTCCACGAGCTACACGGACCCGAGCGTGGTGGAGGCCATGACCATCTGGCACGACATGCAATCGGACGGGTACTTCGTGGATCCGGGCGTGACGACCGATCCGCAGACCCAGCTGCAGACCGGTGAGGTGGCGATGATGTACTTCGGGACCTTCTTGACCGGCCAGCTCGGCGACATCGACATGGTCTCCAACGAGGACTACGGGATCTTCCCGATGCCGAACGTCAACCCAGAGCTCGAGGAGCGCCAGGTCGTCGTCGAGACGGGACCACTGTGTGTGGGAGCGGGCAGCGCCAACGAGGACGCTGCTCTGGAGTACAGCGCCTGGTGGATGGGGGACGAGGCCCAGTCCGCCTGGGCCGAGTCCCGCGGTGACCTCTCCTTCAACCCCGACGCGACGGTCGCCGATCCGGCACTCGCGGAGATCACTGCCGAGGTCTCCGGCGAGGGCAACTCGATCCACACCCGGTACCTCGAGGCCACGCCCGTCCCCATCTACACGGTCGCAGCCGAGGAGTTCGGTGCCTTTGTCACCAACAATGACGACCCGATGGGGCACTTGGAGGCGATCCAGGCCGAGGCAGATGCCTACTGGGACGAGCAGTGA
- a CDS encoding carbohydrate ABC transporter permease yields the protein MLIRRIVLGALGLLWLVPVYLLLANASKLPAEFGDYGLWEPGTVTGLWANLGEAWDRGKLSGGLLSTAVYALVSPLIAVVVGAAAGFSIVALRLRHGFAWFVVIFASSIFPLQMILMPLFVGYAETGLFNTRLGMILVYTVIAVPFSAFVLRNFFTGIAHQVFEAAVVDGASTRRIFAQIYIPMAMPALIAVFILQATFIWNDLLLGLTLTQSAEVRPIVTALSALQSTYGGSAMSTVLAGGLLVSLPTVVLFLATQRVFTRGLSLGQF from the coding sequence ATGCTCATCCGACGCATCGTGCTTGGCGCACTAGGCCTGCTCTGGCTGGTGCCGGTGTACCTGCTGCTCGCGAACGCTTCCAAACTGCCTGCCGAGTTCGGCGACTACGGTCTCTGGGAACCCGGCACGGTGACCGGCCTCTGGGCCAACCTGGGCGAGGCATGGGATCGCGGGAAGCTCTCCGGTGGTCTGCTCTCCACCGCGGTCTACGCACTCGTCTCGCCGTTGATCGCGGTGGTGGTTGGCGCAGCGGCCGGGTTCTCCATCGTCGCGCTGCGGCTGCGGCATGGGTTCGCCTGGTTCGTGGTGATCTTCGCCAGTTCGATCTTCCCGCTGCAGATGATCCTGATGCCGCTGTTCGTGGGATATGCCGAGACGGGGTTGTTCAACACCAGGCTCGGGATGATCCTGGTGTACACCGTGATCGCGGTGCCGTTCTCGGCGTTCGTGCTGCGCAACTTCTTCACCGGGATCGCTCACCAGGTGTTCGAGGCGGCTGTGGTGGACGGAGCATCCACGCGGCGCATCTTCGCCCAGATCTACATCCCGATGGCGATGCCGGCGCTCATCGCGGTCTTCATCCTGCAGGCGACCTTCATCTGGAACGATCTGCTGCTCGGCCTCACCCTCACCCAGTCCGCTGAGGTGCGCCCGATCGTCACGGCACTGTCGGCGTTGCAGAGCACCTACGGCGGTTCGGCCATGTCCACGGTGCTCGCGGGTGGTCTGCTGGTCTCACTGCCCACAGTGGTGCTGTTCCTCGCCACCCAACGGGTGTTCACCCGTGGCCTTTCGCTCGGCCAGTTCTAG
- a CDS encoding carbohydrate ABC transporter permease: MTLPTPRQADLLPAARPTRNQYWLSSAGFVAPAVLLVAVVLYLPFIWTTWISFTEYNGLGDPVWVGLENYREMFADPEFLTSIRNTLFWVVGTIALPVGLGLLIATLSHGMPNATVFRLPFLIPYAVSGVAVGVIWSFVLQTNGALSQALAFLGLPGSELRWLLDDPLNTFVMIGAATWQGAGVNALLFGIGLQSIPKEPIEAARVDGASGFTLFRTMTWPMLAPLTTVVVGLAIVGSLKTFDVIWGMTKGGPGRVSETLALTMFKETFVNNAYGLGAAVALFLTVVTVLASIIYLRRQLADSRSI, translated from the coding sequence GTGACACTCCCCACTCCCCGGCAGGCCGATCTGCTCCCGGCGGCACGGCCGACCCGGAACCAGTACTGGCTTTCCAGTGCCGGCTTCGTGGCACCGGCCGTGCTGCTGGTGGCCGTGGTCCTCTACCTGCCGTTCATCTGGACCACCTGGATCAGCTTCACCGAGTACAACGGTCTCGGTGACCCGGTCTGGGTGGGTCTGGAGAACTACCGGGAGATGTTCGCCGATCCCGAGTTCCTCACCTCGATCAGGAACACCCTCTTCTGGGTGGTCGGCACGATCGCGCTTCCCGTGGGCCTGGGCCTGCTCATCGCCACGCTCAGCCACGGGATGCCGAACGCCACCGTGTTCCGGCTTCCGTTCCTCATTCCGTACGCGGTCTCCGGAGTCGCGGTCGGAGTCATCTGGTCGTTCGTCCTGCAGACCAACGGAGCCCTCAGTCAGGCACTGGCATTCCTCGGGCTGCCGGGTTCGGAACTGCGTTGGTTGCTCGATGATCCGCTGAACACCTTCGTGATGATCGGAGCCGCCACCTGGCAGGGGGCCGGTGTGAACGCGCTGCTGTTCGGGATCGGATTGCAGTCCATCCCGAAGGAGCCGATCGAGGCGGCCCGCGTGGACGGTGCGAGCGGATTCACGCTGTTCCGCACGATGACCTGGCCGATGCTCGCGCCGTTGACCACGGTGGTGGTGGGCCTGGCGATCGTCGGCAGCTTGAAGACCTTCGACGTCATTTGGGGCATGACGAAAGGTGGTCCGGGCAGGGTCTCGGAGACCCTCGCGCTGACCATGTTCAAGGAGACCTTCGTGAACAACGCCTACGGTCTCGGCGCCGCCGTCGCCCTATTCCTCACCGTGGTGACCGTGCTGGCCTCGATCATCTACCTGCGCCGTCAGCTCGCTGACTCGCGGTCGATCTGA